A single genomic interval of Eurosta solidaginis isolate ZX-2024a chromosome 3, ASM4086904v1, whole genome shotgun sequence harbors:
- the LOC137244333 gene encoding uncharacterized protein, which yields MISFGCRYGKPHFHNQKLNCFVRLLSNKSFKTNKSVPKRAQLMKKDNVPQNYELVYHAPMELYITVAKNISTITTIFISSVALYSATANDFNIPTTSVDSWGLVSHPTDIWYFSCGFIFIAIAIRAFIARYPLRIYRFKESYIAIFDSQLPFRSLRHKYCKNEVKVVSNKFNPWNDSTIRLGKRTSLILSHYFRTPADYNQMMGY from the exons ATGATCTCATTTGGTTGCAGATATGGCAAACCCCATTTTCACAATCAGAAATTAAATTG TTTCGTTCGGCTGTTGTCAAATAAATCATTCAAAACCAACAAATCTGTACCAAAACGAGCTCAGTTAATGAAAAAAGATAACGTGCCACAGAACTACGAACTTGTATACCATGCCCCAATGGAATTATATATAACGGTGGCTAAAAATATATCAACTATAACAACAATATTTATCTCTTCAGTAGCATTGTATTCCGCTACGGCTAACGATTTTAATATTCCAACTACGAGTGTTGATTCCTGGGGATTGGTATCGCACCCAACGGATATCTGGTATTTTTCGTGCGGATTTATTTTTATAGCAATTGCAATAAGGGCCTTTATTGCCAGATATCCTTTACGTATTTATCGTTTCAAAGAGAG TTATATCGCTATATTTGACTCTCAACTACCTTTCCGATCGTTGCGGCATAAGTATTGTAAAAATGAAGTAAAGGTAGTTAGCAACAAATTTAACCCATGGAACGATAGCACGATTCGATTGGGCAAACGAACTTCGCTAATATTAAGCCATTATTTTAGAACACCTGCGGACTACAATCAAATGATGGGTTATTAG